The Fragaria vesca subsp. vesca linkage group LG2, FraVesHawaii_1.0, whole genome shotgun sequence genome includes a window with the following:
- the LOC101311424 gene encoding SEC14 cytosolic factor-like: protein MSASDADRRPAENSEDEKKTKLGSFKKAISNSFNKGRWNSKVMSFPMDDIDAEELKQAEEFRQVLIAEDLLPSRHDDIHMMLRFLRARKFDPEKTKQMWSDMIQWRKEFGADTIMEDFEFKEIDDVLKYYPQGHHGVDKDGRPVYIEKLGQVDSNKLLQVTKMERYVKYHVREFERTFVHKFPACSIAAKKHIDQSTTILDVQGVGFTSLNKSARELIQCLQKVDGDNYPETLNRMFIINAGSGFRLLWNTVKSFLDPKTTAKINVLGSSYQSKLLEIIEASELPEFLGGSCKCPDKGGCMLSDKGPWNDPEIMKMVHSYAEEREAEAKSSSKTTSGNMDSSNKESNKEAGEKESGKTEPGKTELAKNEESSKTESDKNESGKKESGKMEEKVSEEEKTISEHVMAHPYPHPHPDRSDSVCSDAFLEANDIQIDHLSPVPEELSTPMGSEKEEKLRAALTALEQQLTATKQAEVEKELKLKAALDRVNALEKELTETKKTLDETRIKQEELLATVGKEKKFSIFCW from the exons ATGTCTGCATCTGATGCTGACCGACGCCCTG CTGAAAACTCTGAGGATGAGAAGAAAACAAAGCTTGGGTCTTTTAAGAAGGCAATTTCGAATTCCTTCAATAAGGGTCGCTGGAACAGTAAGGTAATGTCTTTCCCTATGGATGACATTGATGCCGAGGAGTTAAAGCAAGCCGAAGAATTTCGGCAAGTACTTATTGCGGAAGACCTGCTGCCTTCAAGACATGATGATATTCATATGATGCTAAG ATTTTTAAGGGCCAGGAAATTCGACCCTGAGAAAACAAAGCAAATGTGGTCTGATATGATCCAGTGGAGGAAGGAATTTGGTGCTGATACTATAATGGAG GACTTCGAATTCAAGGAAATTGATGACGTCTTGAAATATTATCCACAAGGGCATCATGGAGTTGACAAGGATGGACGCCCTGTCTATATCGAGAAGCTTGGTCAAGTAGATTCCAACAAGCTATTGCAAGTGACAAAAATGGAAAGATATGTAAAGTACCATGTACGGGAGTTTGAGAGGACCTTTGTGCATAAATTTCCTGCCTGTTCCATTGCGGCTAAGAAGCATATTGATCAGAGCACTACCATTTTGGATGTGCAAGGAGTG GGGTTTACAAGTTTGAACAAATCTGCAAGGGAACTCATCCAATGCCTTCAGAAAGTTGATGGTGACAATTATCCTGAG ACCCTGAACCGTATGTTCATCATCAATGCTGGTTCTGGATTTAGGCTCTTATGGAATACTGTGAAATCTTTCCTTGACCCCAAAACCACTGCAAAAATCAAT GTACTGGGAAGCAGTTACCAAAGCAAGTTGCTTGAAATAATTGAAGCTAG CGAGCTGCCAGAGTTTTTGGGAGGTAGTTGTAAATGTCCTGATAAGGGTGGCTGCATGCTTTCTGATAAGGGCCCATGGAATGATCCAGAAATAATGAAG ATGGTACATAGTTATGCTGAGGAGCGTGAGGCTGAAGCCAAATCCTCTAGCAAAACTACATCCGGCAATATGGATTCAAGCAATAAGGAGTCTAACAAGGAGGCGGGTGAAAAGGAGTCAGGAAAAACGGAGCCAGGCAAAACGGAGTTGGCCAAAAATGAGGAGTCCAGCAAAACTGAGTCGGACAAAAATGAGTCTGGGAAAAAGGAGTCAGGCAAGATGGAGGAGAAGGTCTCTGAAGAAGAGAAGACAATCTCTGAACATGTGATGGCTCACCCTTACCCTCACCCTCACCCAGAT CGATCTGATTCAGTCTGCTCAGATGCTTTCTTGGAGGCTAATGACATTCAGATAGATCATTTATCTCCTGTGCCTGAAGAA CTTTCAACTCCCATGGGAAGTGAAAAAGAGGAAAAGCTTAGAGCTGCTCTCACTGCCTTAGAACAACAGCTGACTGCAACCAAGCAG GCTGAGGTTGAGAAAGAGCTAAAGCTGAAGGCTGCTCTCGATCGTGTCAATGCCTTGGAAAAAGAGCTAACAGAAACAAAGAAG ACACTTGATGAAACCCGTATTAAACAAGAGGAGCTTCTAGCCACTGTTGGGAAGGAAAAGAAGTTT AGTATATTCTGTTGGTGA
- the LOC101311714 gene encoding uncharacterized protein LOC101311714 — MFSTPFVLSFALFLSLPLLFLLAPHFLPPNNQIPIPAADEIDDQALFSRAVRSKSSFTRFSLDSKTKPKIAFLFLTNTDIHFAPLWQRFFSKTAPNLFNIYVHADPSINITIPPGVFRDRFIASKRTYRASPTLISATRRMLATAILDDPANTFFAVLSQHCVPLHSFRYVYRSLFASPTFDKSRLPTDSDAQLTRMGVNVRYRSFIEILSKSNNLWKRYAARGRFTMMPEVPFDKFRVGSQFFMLTRHHALVVLKDRQLWKKFKLPCYREDECYPEEHYFPTLLSMADPDGCTHYTLTRVNWTGTKNGHPYTYRPGEVSAKLIYQLRQSNYSDSYLFARKFSPDCLKPLLDLSENVIFRD, encoded by the coding sequence ATGTTCTCCACCCCATTTGTGCTCTCCTTCGCCCTCTTCCTCTCCCTCCCTCTCCTCTTCCTCCTCGCCCCTCATTTCCTCCCTCCCAACAACCAAATCCCCATCCCCGCCGCCGATGAAATCGACGACCAGGCCCTCTTCTCCCGCGCCGTCCGATCCAAATCCTCCTTCACCCGCTTCTCCCTCGATTCCAAAACCAAACCCAAAATCGCCTTCCTCTTCCTCACCAACACCGACATCCACTTCGCCCCCCTCTGGCAACGCTTCTTTTCCAAAACTGCCCCCAATCTTTTCAATATTTACGTCCACGCCGATCCTTCTATCAACATCACCATCCCTCCCGGTGTTTTCCGCGACCGTTTCATCGCCTCCAAGCGGACCTATCGTGCCTCCCCTACCCTCATCTCCGCCACGCGCCGAATGCTCGCCACCGCCATTCTCGACGATCCGGCCAATACCTTCTTCGCTGTCCTCTCCCAGCACTGCGTGCCTCTCCATTCCTTCAGATATGTCTACCGCTCCCTCTTCGCCTCCCCCACTTTTGACAAGTCCCGGCTGCCCACCGACTCCGACGCCCAGTTGACTCGGATGGGAGTCAATGTCCGCTACAGGAGCTTCATCGAAATCCTCTCCAAATCCAACAATCTCTGGAAACGCTACGCCGCCAGGGGGAGGTTTACCATGATGCCGGAGGTCCCTTTCGACAAGTTCCGGGTCGGGTCGCAGTTCTTTATGCTCACGCGCCATCACGCATTGGTGGTTTTGAAGGACCGGCAGCTGTGGAAGAAATTCAAATTGCCGTGTTATCGGGAAGACGAGTGTTACCCTGAAGAGCACTACTTTCCCACCCTATTGTCAATGGCGGATCCGGATGGGTGTACCCATTATACTCTGACCCGGGTTAATTGGACGGGTACGAAAAATGGCCACCCCTACACTTACCGACCCGGTGAAGTGTCGGCAAAGCTTATTTATCAACTACGTCAGTCAAATTATTCCGACTCTTACTTGTTCGCGAGGAAATTCTCGCCGGATTGCTTGAAACCCTTGTTGGATTTATCTGAGAATGTCATTTTCCGGGACTGA